A window of the Lactuca sativa cultivar Salinas chromosome 5, Lsat_Salinas_v11, whole genome shotgun sequence genome harbors these coding sequences:
- the LOC111908694 gene encoding calmodulin-binding protein 60 B, with translation MILIRQFTVNIALIPKLVFICLCLMVPKRPFSGEEEGNSSGFSNQESKGIGSSNYARNVLQRVSREELEATLEPLIRGVVQDGVQSAFQKIFGTSPRSTSDALDTRSTTTSLQLRFLKRLLPTFFTGNRIESEDRSGIKVGLFDAISNEIVSSGPLSSQKIVVVPLDGDFPFDDNEDWSESDFDSKVVSARDGKRPLLTGDLVLTLKDGVADLGNVVFTDNSSWRRSRKFRLGAKVQNATPGVRIREARSQAFIVKDQRGELYKKHHPPSLSDDIWRLEKIAKDGVLHGQLALLKIYTVKDFLQVYNTNESSLYGVLGGPNNNNWKAIIKHAKACVLDERVYMYRCVADGIGILFNSVMEVVGATFDGEYHLSINELTDFQKSMVEALKQQVYKDLEGMLPMDDLSVIETNLHVDPVATSGLDQLQRMAELDPFSNFSE, from the exons ATGATCCTTATTCGACAGTTTACAGTTAACATTGCTTTGATTCCTAAACTAGTTTTTATCTGTTTGTGTCTGATGGTGCCAAAACGACCCTTTAGTGGGGAGGAAGAAGGGAATAGTTCTGGATTTTCTAATCAGGAATCAAAGGGAATCGGGTCTTCAAA TTATGCTAGAAACGTGTTGCAGAGAGTTTCTCGTGAAGAGTTAGAGGCAACATTGGAACCATTAATTCGAGGAGTG GTGCAAGATGGAGTGCAGAGTGCATTTCAAAAGATCTTTGGCACATCACCAAG ATCTACTTCTGATGCACTTGATACGCGTAGTACAACTACATCCCTGCAGCTTCGTTTCCTCAAAAGGCTGCTTCCTACATTTTTCACTGGAAATAGGATAGAATCTGAGGACAGGAGTGGTATAAAAGTAGGGTTATTTGATGCTATTTCTAATGAGATTGTGTCATCTGGACCCTTGTCTTCACAGAAGATAGTGGTTGTTCCTCTTGATGGTGATTTCCCTTTTGATGACAATGAAGATTGGTCTGAGAGTGATTTTGATTCCAAAGTTGTATCTGCAAGAGATGGCAAAAGGCCATTGCTGACAGGGGATCTGGTGTTGACTCTGAAAGATGGAGTTGCTGATTTAGGAAATGTAGTTTTTACTGATAATTCAAGCTGGAGGAGGAGCAGGAAGTTTAGGTTAGGGGCAAAAGTCCAAAATGCCACTCCTGGAGTCAGAATCAGAGAAGCAAGAAGCCAAGCTTTCATAGTAAAAGACCAACGAGGAGAGT TATACAAAAAACACCATCCTCCATCATTAAGTGATGACATATGGAGGTTGGAAAAGATAGCAAAAGATGGGGTTTTGCATGGCCAGTTGGCATTACTCAAAATATATACAGTGAAAGACTTCCTACAAGTGTATAATACCAACGAGTCCTCACTATATGGG GTACTTGGTGGGCCGAATAACAACAATTGGAAGGCGATTATCAAGCATGCAAAGGCGTGTGTTTTAGATGAGAGGGTGTACATGTACAGATGTGTTGCAGATGGGATTGGGATTTTGTTCAATTCTGTTATGGAGGTTGTGGGTGCAACCTTTGATGGAGAATATCATCTCTCCATTAATGAgcttactgatttccagaag TCTATGGTGGAAGCATTGAAGCAACAAGTTTATAAAGATTTAGAGGGGATGTTACCAATGGATGATTTATCAGTGATTGAAACTAATCTTCATGTTGACCCTGTTGCAACTTCTGGTTTAG ATCAACTGCAAAGAATGGCAGAGTTGGATCCGTTTTCTAATTTTTCAGAATAA